The Fischerella sp. PCC 9605 genome contains a region encoding:
- a CDS encoding SUMF1/EgtB/PvdO family nonheme iron enzyme, with protein MALNWAIAIGINQYNNLQPLNYAKLDALAMRDWFEKEAQFDRVFLFTEDSQSIPAFPASIPTQPTYGNLRRFLRANFEKPLLTSGDNFWFFFAGHGRREAERDYLMLVDSDPGDVEHTAIPVDFVTQRLRRSGADNVVLFLDACRDERNRLGEGIGCEHQGVVTFYSCSPHQTSYEIEQLQHGSFTQALLEGLRITGSGNCATVERLERYLQWRVPTINQQYRKIQQNPYATAEPAAKLHLILLPDYATLHDIATMKLDAYQAEVEGNWELARQLWIRVNVVARGSDMQVIQALLRIAQRQGQFSKSPEHITLIPEPVTLPTEDRSVASQSALTQQTELQDFRFDVVTVDISGRIVKREKGQAQYFTEDLGNGITLEMVAIPGGEFIMGSPESEGYDYEKPQHEVTLQPLFMGKYPVTQTQWQAVVELPKINRELKPNPSNFKGDNRPVEQVSWNDTLEFCARLSSYTRREYRLPSEAEWEYAARAGTTTPFHFGKTITTELANYDGNNTYALAPEGIYREQTTEVGNFPPNAFGLYDMHGNVWEWCGDRWHDSYKGAPVDGSAWVDKSNDHQARLLRGGSWYNDPEGCRSANRYNSDPDNWNNSIGFRVCISRKFINKESA; from the coding sequence ATGCGCGATTGGTTTGAAAAAGAAGCGCAGTTTGACAGGGTGTTTCTATTTACAGAAGACTCACAATCAATTCCGGCTTTTCCTGCATCCATTCCTACTCAGCCCACCTACGGTAACTTGCGGCGGTTCCTACGGGCAAACTTTGAAAAACCACTATTGACATCAGGAGATAATTTCTGGTTTTTCTTTGCTGGTCACGGTCGTCGTGAAGCTGAGCGAGACTATCTCATGCTTGTGGATAGCGACCCAGGAGATGTGGAACATACGGCAATCCCTGTTGATTTTGTTACCCAAAGACTGCGCCGCAGCGGAGCTGATAATGTAGTTTTGTTTTTAGATGCCTGCCGTGATGAAAGAAATAGGCTCGGAGAGGGTATTGGCTGTGAACATCAGGGAGTAGTCACCTTTTACTCTTGCAGTCCTCATCAAACCTCTTATGAAATTGAGCAGTTGCAGCACGGCTCATTCACTCAAGCATTGTTAGAGGGATTGAGGATAACAGGTTCAGGGAACTGTGCCACAGTCGAAAGGCTGGAGCGATATTTACAATGGAGAGTTCCAACAATCAACCAACAGTACCGGAAAATTCAACAAAATCCCTATGCTACAGCCGAACCTGCCGCCAAGCTACACCTGATTTTGTTGCCCGACTACGCCACTCTCCATGATATTGCCACGATGAAACTTGACGCTTATCAAGCCGAAGTCGAAGGAAATTGGGAATTAGCCAGACAGCTATGGATTCGAGTGAATGTGGTTGCGAGAGGTTCAGACATGCAGGTAATTCAGGCACTCCTGAGAATTGCCCAGCGACAAGGACAGTTTTCTAAAAGCCCTGAACATATTACCTTAATTCCTGAGCCTGTGACTTTGCCAACAGAAGATAGATCGGTTGCTTCTCAATCTGCACTTACCCAACAGACCGAACTACAGGATTTTCGGTTTGACGTAGTGACTGTCGATATCAGTGGTCGGATAGTTAAGCGAGAAAAAGGTCAAGCCCAATATTTTACTGAAGACTTAGGAAATGGTATTACCCTAGAAATGGTCGCTATCCCTGGTGGGGAATTTATCATGGGTTCACCAGAATCAGAAGGATATGACTATGAAAAACCTCAGCATGAAGTAACCCTTCAACCCCTGTTCATGGGTAAATACCCAGTCACCCAGACACAATGGCAAGCAGTAGTAGAATTACCCAAAATTAACCGTGAGCTAAAACCAAATCCATCAAATTTTAAAGGCGACAACCGACCAGTAGAACAAGTTTCCTGGAACGATACATTAGAATTTTGTGCCAGATTATCTAGCTACACAAGACGGGAATATCGTCTACCCAGTGAAGCCGAATGGGAATATGCAGCTCGTGCAGGAACAACGACACCATTTCATTTTGGCAAGACGATTACGACTGAGTTAGCCAACTACGACGGGAATAACACTTACGCCTTAGCACCAGAAGGCATATATCGAGAACAGACAACAGAAGTAGGAAATTTTCCACCTAACGCCTTTGGTTTATACGACATGCATGGCAATGTCTGGGAGTGGTGTGGCGATCGCTGGCACGATAGCTATAAAGGAGCGCCTGTTGATGGTAGTGCCTGGGTAGACAAGAGTAACGATCATCAAGCTCGACTGCTGCGTGGTGGTTCCTGGTACAACGATCCTGAAGGCTGCCGTTCTGCCAACCGCTACAATAGCGATCCTGACAACTGGAACAACAGCATCGGTTTTAGGGTATGCATTAGTCGCAAATTTATTAACAAAGAGAGTGCATAA
- a CDS encoding CHAT domain-containing protein — MAVPIVVAQVPASTPIVQRQQDASQLIQQGKALYDAGKFEEAGRVLQQAADAFAAQGDKLNGAIALGNLSLTYQQLGNWQQAKQAITNSLNLLKNQKNTPERSRILASALDIQGQLQLGLGQAQEALDTWHQMANTYAQIGDRSGVTQSQINQAQAMQALGLYPRACKTLLQALGIDTQECQLSNDALQTLQKQPDSLSKLDGLRSLGNVLRVMGNNKQSQVVLAESLQLAQKLGDTQDIAAVDLSLGNTALAQGKRSSQQEKARQQTLTLSQSGECRPAKSNGSTVEFYQQAANCYRQAELLGSPTTSIQAQINLLNLLVQTQLWSEVPVVLHKIQSHLDRLPASRTAVFARINLAQSLMCLQSALSQKPSELSSPILEQCEPTQIAKSNTLQPSQIPSREDIGQILGTALNQARSLEDKRTEAYALGYLGGLYQQMGQLPKAQELTKQALQVISAFDAPDIAYRWQWQLGRLEQIQGNQQGAVAAYLTAFQSLQSLRGDLVAINPEIQFTFRDSVEPVYREFVDLLLKEKNSSQDHLKQARETIEALQLAELDNFFRDACADAKPEQIDRVVDQASPKAAVFYAILLKDRLEVIAKFPGQEALEPYTTNIPRQKAQEVLTQLQQYLSDITRTFEVRELSQQVYSWLIQPAETKLAASQIKTLVFVLDNPLRNIPMAVLYDGQKYLVQKYAIALTPGLQLLAPRPVVQVSLNALTGGVSEKINLEGQEFNRLENVKLELQEVRSVVPDTEQLLNQDFTEIKLKNRIDRTKFTVVHMATHGQFSSNPEETFIVLSDKLLRVSGLENLLRTSDPIDSTPIELLVLSACETAAGDNRAVLGLAGVAVKTGARSTLATLWQVDDQLTASFMKTFYQELEKPNITKAEALQSAQLSVLDKEKRPYFWAPYTLVGNWL; from the coding sequence ATGGCAGTGCCAATTGTTGTTGCTCAGGTTCCGGCGTCAACCCCGATCGTCCAACGGCAGCAGGATGCCTCTCAACTGATACAACAGGGCAAAGCACTCTACGATGCTGGCAAGTTTGAAGAGGCGGGAAGGGTTTTGCAGCAAGCAGCAGATGCGTTTGCCGCTCAAGGAGATAAACTCAATGGAGCGATCGCCCTCGGCAATCTCTCGCTAACCTATCAACAACTCGGAAATTGGCAGCAAGCCAAGCAAGCAATTACTAACAGCCTGAATCTGCTCAAAAATCAGAAAAATACACCAGAGCGATCGCGCATCCTTGCCTCAGCCTTGGACATCCAAGGGCAACTGCAACTGGGACTGGGACAAGCGCAAGAGGCTCTCGATACTTGGCACCAGATGGCTAACACCTATGCTCAAATTGGCGATCGCTCTGGAGTCACCCAAAGTCAAATTAACCAAGCTCAAGCAATGCAAGCTTTGGGACTGTATCCTAGAGCTTGCAAAACTCTCCTCCAAGCTTTAGGAATTGACACTCAAGAATGTCAGTTATCAAATGACGCCCTTCAAACCCTGCAAAAACAACCAGATTCCTTGTCGAAGTTGGATGGCTTGCGTAGCCTTGGTAACGTCTTGCGAGTCATGGGCAACAACAAACAGTCACAAGTTGTCTTAGCAGAGAGTTTGCAACTCGCTCAAAAATTGGGTGACACCCAAGACATTGCTGCTGTTGACCTCAGTTTAGGCAACACCGCTTTAGCCCAAGGTAAGAGAAGCAGCCAGCAGGAAAAAGCAAGACAGCAAACACTGACTTTAAGCCAATCCGGCGAATGTAGACCTGCCAAAAGCAATGGCAGTACAGTTGAATTCTATCAACAAGCAGCAAACTGCTATCGGCAAGCTGAGTTATTAGGCTCACCAACCACAAGCATACAAGCACAGATAAATTTGCTTAACCTTTTGGTACAAACTCAGCTGTGGTCTGAAGTACCTGTTGTGCTGCATAAAATTCAGTCCCACCTCGATCGCTTACCTGCCAGTCGCACAGCAGTTTTTGCCCGCATCAATTTGGCTCAAAGTCTGATGTGTCTTCAATCAGCATTGAGTCAAAAGCCGTCAGAACTTTCATCCCCGATTCTTGAACAGTGCGAACCAACACAGATAGCTAAGAGCAATACACTTCAACCCTCACAGATTCCCTCTAGGGAAGATATAGGTCAAATTTTAGGGACTGCTCTTAACCAGGCTCGTTCTCTAGAAGATAAACGCACAGAAGCCTACGCTCTTGGTTATTTGGGAGGCTTGTACCAACAGATGGGACAATTGCCAAAAGCCCAAGAGTTGACCAAACAAGCCTTGCAGGTGATATCGGCTTTTGATGCGCCAGACATTGCCTATCGCTGGCAGTGGCAGCTAGGACGCCTTGAGCAAATCCAGGGAAACCAACAGGGAGCAGTAGCCGCCTACCTCACAGCCTTTCAATCTCTCCAGTCACTGCGCGGGGACTTGGTTGCCATCAATCCAGAAATTCAATTCACCTTTCGGGATAGTGTAGAACCAGTTTATCGGGAGTTCGTCGATTTACTCTTGAAAGAGAAAAACTCCAGTCAAGATCACCTCAAGCAAGCTCGTGAAACGATTGAAGCCCTCCAGCTAGCTGAACTCGATAACTTCTTCCGTGATGCCTGTGCAGATGCCAAGCCAGAACAAATTGACCGAGTGGTAGACCAAGCCAGTCCAAAAGCAGCAGTATTTTATGCAATTCTCTTAAAAGACCGTCTAGAGGTGATTGCAAAATTTCCTGGGCAAGAAGCACTGGAGCCTTACACAACGAATATACCTCGGCAGAAGGCACAGGAAGTACTCACACAACTGCAACAATATCTATCGGATATCACGCGAACTTTTGAGGTGAGAGAATTGTCTCAGCAAGTATATAGCTGGTTGATTCAACCTGCTGAGACTAAGCTAGCTGCCAGTCAAATCAAAACCTTAGTGTTTGTCCTGGATAATCCCCTACGCAATATCCCGATGGCAGTGCTTTACGATGGTCAAAAGTATCTGGTACAAAAATATGCGATCGCTCTCACCCCAGGTCTGCAACTGTTGGCTCCTCGACCTGTAGTACAGGTAAGCTTAAATGCCTTAACTGGTGGAGTGAGCGAAAAAATCAACCTCGAAGGTCAAGAATTTAACCGACTGGAAAACGTGAAATTGGAATTGCAGGAAGTCCGGTCTGTGGTGCCCGATACCGAGCAACTCTTAAATCAAGACTTTACCGAAATCAAGCTCAAAAACCGGATCGACAGGACTAAATTCACGGTTGTTCATATGGCAACTCACGGTCAGTTCAGTTCCAATCCAGAGGAAACCTTTATTGTCCTGTCTGACAAACTTCTGCGAGTCAGCGGTTTGGAGAACTTACTCCGAACTAGTGACCCAATTGATTCTACTCCGATTGAGCTATTAGTACTCAGTGCTTGTGAAACTGCTGCTGGGGATAATCGAGCTGTGTTGGGATTGGCTGGGGTAGCTGTCAAGACTGGTGCCCGCAGTACTCTAGCTACGCTGTGGCAGGTGGACGATCAACTGACCGCCTCCTTCATGAAGACATTTTACCAAGAGTTAGAAAAGCCCAATATTACTAAAGCTGAAGCCCTACAAAGCGCTCAACTATCTGTGTTGGATAAGGAAAAGCGACCCTATTTCTGGGCTCCTTATACTTTAGTAGGAAACTGGCTCTAA
- a CDS encoding two-partner secretion domain-containing protein produces the protein MKQNWRSLFLITLPLAILGSLASLNTARAQITPDNSLGAESSQVIPITTNIDIIDGGATRGSNLFHSFQEFNVNEGRGAFFNNPTGIENILSRVTGGNPSNILGALGVLGDANLFLINPNGIVFGHNARLYLGGSFFASTANSLVFDNNFEFSASKAQAPPLLTVNIPIGLRFRENQGKILVKGSGHKFSYSNTDATIHTDNPGLQVQPGKTLALVGGDVELEGGNLRAESGRIELGSVASPSLVNLGQTDSGFALGYSGVQNFGDIQLSQKASTDASGEGGGEIQVQGRQLSLSDGASILSISLGSKPGKNFTVNATESVELIGQSTDDRYASSLFTESQGSGSSGDLRITTGKLIIKDGAYVATYIVSSGNGGNLTVQAPESVELIGEGFYSSGLYTGTGSSSSTGKSGDLTIETGRLSIRDGALLFTSTNGSGNAGNVTVRAKDAVSLAGNAYIFSTVRAGGVGQGGNIDINAASLSLTDGAQLLTSIREASDTQKAGQGDAGNVNINVTGEVDIAGQKNDFPSAIFSDVETGTVGNGGNIAIDSGSFSLRDGAELNTSTSGRGNAGNVIVRAKDAVSLAGGDIFSTVRAGGVGKGGNIDINAASLSLTDGAQLLTSIREASDTQKAGWGDAGNVNVKVTGTVDIAGQKNGFSSAIFSDVETGTVGNGGNIIIDSGSFSLRDGAQLSTSTSGWGDAGSITINSIDNVSFDNSFVFTDIDESEATGNKGGNINISSGNLILDNSARLSASTYGKENAGSIGISTENLTLTNGSQLDSGTSGLGDAGSITINATDAISFDGDDSNGNPSAAFTTVEAGAVGKGGDINISAGSLLLTNGGQLNTFVRGSSEEEPTGGNGNAGNVNINVSDAVTIAGVSANNTTSAIFSNVESGATGNGGTVTIETQRLQVKDGAQVSASTSSEGQGGILTVTASDSVELSGTDANGFPSTIYTDTFSSGNAGKLTISTGDLIIRDGGAISASTFDEGAAGNLVVNATESVELLGTSPVRESGTQYYLIINGQFPSSLYTLTQGTGTAGNLRIETGQLIVRDGAQASVGSLGSVNAGNLDVNAGSIRLDNQGKLNAETASGNGGNINLNSDLLLLRRGGQISTNAGTEEKSGNGGNININSQFIVAVPNSNSDITANAYSGKGGNVNIRTQGIFGIQAHPKPTDTTNDITASSQLGVQGQITINQPNVDPTQGLVELPQTVIDPNALVAQNPCQEGVGSSFVITGRGGLPPSPNEALSNEVMRTRWIEPTSNVSPPKKRGNRTESNATSIQNPKSQTPNQVVPAQGWVFNNKGEVVLTAYDPTSTASPRLGANPASCPAPF, from the coding sequence ATGAAGCAAAATTGGCGATCGCTGTTTCTCATCACCTTACCTTTGGCTATTTTAGGGAGTCTTGCCTCGCTCAACACCGCCAGAGCGCAAATTACTCCTGATAACAGCTTAGGCGCTGAAAGTTCACAGGTAATTCCCATTACTACTAATATTGACATCATTGATGGTGGTGCGACTCGCGGCTCAAATTTGTTCCACAGTTTTCAGGAATTTAATGTGAATGAAGGCAGGGGAGCCTTTTTCAACAATCCCACTGGGATTGAGAACATTCTCAGTAGAGTGACAGGGGGTAATCCCTCTAACATTTTGGGTGCGCTTGGTGTTTTGGGCGATGCTAACCTATTCTTGATTAATCCTAACGGTATTGTCTTTGGACATAATGCCCGTCTATATCTAGGTGGTTCATTTTTTGCAAGTACAGCCAATAGTCTGGTATTTGACAACAATTTTGAATTTAGCGCCAGCAAGGCGCAAGCACCACCACTATTAACTGTAAATATTCCCATTGGCTTGCGATTTCGGGAGAATCAAGGAAAGATTCTCGTGAAGGGGTCGGGTCATAAATTTAGTTATTCAAATACAGACGCGACTATTCACACTGATAATCCAGGACTGCAAGTGCAGCCAGGAAAAACTTTGGCGCTTGTGGGTGGTGATGTAGAACTAGAAGGCGGTAATCTCAGGGCTGAGTCAGGACGGATCGAACTGGGGAGTGTTGCTTCACCAAGTTTAGTCAATCTTGGTCAAACGGACTCTGGCTTTGCTTTAGGATATTCAGGTGTACAGAACTTCGGAGATATCCAACTATCCCAAAAAGCATCAACAGATGCCAGTGGTGAGGGGGGAGGCGAGATTCAAGTACAAGGGAGGCAACTGTCGCTAAGTGATGGTGCATCGATTTTATCCATTTCCTTAGGCTCAAAGCCAGGAAAAAATTTTACTGTCAACGCTACTGAGTCAGTAGAATTGATTGGACAATCAACAGATGATCGGTATGCCAGCAGCTTGTTTACTGAATCTCAAGGCAGTGGTTCATCTGGGGACTTAAGGATTACTACAGGAAAATTAATTATTAAGGATGGTGCTTATGTAGCGACTTATATTGTATCTTCCGGTAACGGGGGTAATCTTACTGTACAAGCCCCTGAGTCTGTAGAACTAATAGGGGAAGGTTTTTATAGCAGTGGTTTGTATACTGGCACTGGTAGTAGTAGCAGTACAGGAAAGTCTGGGGACTTGACTATAGAAACCGGGCGTTTGAGCATCAGGGACGGTGCTCTACTATTTACAAGTACCAATGGCTCTGGAAATGCGGGGAACGTAACAGTGCGTGCAAAAGATGCCGTTTCCCTTGCAGGTAACGCTTATATCTTCAGCACAGTGCGAGCCGGAGGTGTGGGTCAGGGTGGCAATATCGATATTAATGCTGCTTCCTTGTCACTAACTGATGGTGCTCAACTGCTAACTTCTATTCGAGAAGCATCTGATACCCAAAAAGCAGGACAGGGCGATGCTGGTAATGTCAATATTAACGTGACTGGGGAAGTTGATATTGCTGGGCAGAAAAACGATTTTCCCAGCGCGATTTTCAGTGATGTGGAAACTGGGACAGTTGGTAATGGGGGTAACATTGCCATTGATTCTGGTTCTTTCTCATTACGAGATGGCGCTGAACTTAATACCTCAACATCTGGACGAGGGAATGCAGGGAATGTGATAGTACGTGCAAAAGATGCCGTTTCCCTTGCAGGTGGTGACATTTTCAGCACAGTGCGAGCCGGAGGTGTGGGTAAGGGTGGCAATATTGATATCAATGCTGCTTCTTTGTCACTAACTGATGGCGCTCAACTGCTAACTTCTATTCGCGAAGCATCTGATACCCAAAAAGCAGGATGGGGAGATGCCGGTAATGTTAATGTCAAAGTTACTGGTACTGTTGATATTGCTGGACAGAAAAACGGTTTTTCCAGCGCGATTTTCAGTGATGTGGAAACTGGGACAGTTGGTAATGGGGGTAATATTATCATCGATTCTGGTTCCTTCTCATTACGAGATGGTGCTCAACTTTCTACCAGCACTTCTGGGTGGGGGGATGCAGGTAGCATAACAATTAATTCCATAGATAATGTCTCCTTTGATAACAGCTTTGTCTTCACCGATATTGACGAAAGTGAAGCGACGGGTAATAAAGGAGGCAATATTAACATCTCCTCTGGAAATTTAATCCTTGATAATAGCGCACGATTATCAGCCTCAACTTATGGCAAGGAAAATGCAGGCAGCATAGGCATAAGTACTGAAAATCTGACTTTAACCAATGGATCTCAACTGGATAGCGGCACTTCTGGACTGGGAGATGCAGGCAGTATAACAATTAACGCTACTGATGCTATCTCCTTTGATGGAGATGACAGCAACGGAAATCCGAGTGCAGCCTTTACCACGGTAGAAGCAGGAGCCGTTGGTAAGGGAGGAGACATCAATATCAGCGCCGGGTCACTTTTATTGACCAATGGCGGTCAACTCAATACCTTTGTGCGTGGTTCTTCGGAGGAGGAACCCACAGGTGGAAACGGCAATGCTGGAAATGTCAACATCAATGTCAGCGATGCTGTTACGATTGCTGGGGTAAGTGCCAATAACACCACAAGTGCCATCTTTAGCAATGTCGAAAGTGGGGCAACAGGAAATGGGGGCACCGTGACCATTGAAACTCAACGCTTGCAGGTCAAGGATGGAGCGCAAGTATCAGCTAGTACTTCTAGTGAGGGTCAAGGAGGAATTTTGACTGTAACTGCCTCTGACTCTGTAGAACTAAGTGGAACCGATGCCAATGGTTTCCCCAGTACCATATATACTGACACCTTCAGTTCTGGCAATGCTGGAAAATTGACTATTTCAACAGGAGACTTAATTATTCGAGATGGGGGAGCGATATCCGCATCAACTTTTGATGAAGGCGCCGCAGGGAATTTAGTCGTTAATGCAACAGAGTCTGTGGAGTTGCTGGGAACATCGCCAGTGCGGGAATCTGGTACTCAATATTACTTAATTATTAATGGACAGTTTCCCAGTAGCTTATATACTCTGACTCAAGGTACTGGTACTGCTGGAAACTTGAGAATTGAAACTGGACAGTTGATTGTTCGGGATGGGGCGCAAGCAAGTGTGGGTAGTTTAGGGTCGGTTAATGCAGGTAACTTAGATGTAAACGCTGGTTCTATCCGTTTGGACAACCAAGGAAAACTCAATGCTGAAACCGCATCCGGTAATGGTGGTAACATTAACCTTAACAGTGATTTACTCTTACTCCGTCGTGGTGGTCAAATCTCCACCAATGCAGGTACAGAGGAAAAAAGTGGTAATGGCGGTAACATCAATATCAACTCTCAATTTATCGTTGCAGTGCCCAACTCTAACAGCGACATCACGGCAAATGCCTACAGTGGCAAAGGTGGTAACGTTAACATCCGCACCCAGGGTATCTTTGGTATTCAAGCCCATCCAAAACCAACAGATACTACAAACGACATCACAGCTAGTTCACAACTTGGCGTGCAAGGACAAATTACCATCAATCAACCGAATGTAGACCCCACTCAAGGATTAGTAGAATTACCGCAAACAGTTATTGACCCCAATGCATTAGTAGCCCAAAACCCCTGTCAAGAGGGTGTAGGCAGTAGCTTCGTCATCACTGGACGCGGCGGTTTGCCTCCCAGTCCCAATGAAGCACTTAGCAATGAAGTGATGAGAACCCGTTGGATTGAACCTACCTCAAATGTTAGCCCGCCAAAAAAACGAGGAAACAGAACCGAGTCGAATGCAACCTCAATCCAAAATCCAAAATCTCAAACCCCAAATCAAGTTGTGCCTGCCCAAGGATGGGTGTTTAACAACAAAGGTGAGGTAGTTCTCACAGCCTACGACCCCACCAGCACAGCTTCCCCACGCCTGGGGGCAAACCCCGCTAGCTGCCCTGCACCATTTTGA
- a CDS encoding DUF928 domain-containing protein: MTRIKINLWHKTFVYMLASVFISSTITIPLTWAQARASTETIAQANNTDNIFYRIRRFIFPQTSRARGAPTGRRKGAASRKGCPEAALDLTALVPEKSWGPTFAERPTFWFHVPALSEETRYGEFVLQDEQNDRQLYRTRLTLPATSGIISVNLPSNQQYNLEIDKRYRWYFRIYCDPKNPSTYVFVDGTIDRVAQNVSDANTIWYDILTNLANRLRDRPQDTQLREDWAKLLADVGLERLAKAPLLPCCTAQN, from the coding sequence ATGACTCGAATTAAGATAAACCTTTGGCACAAGACATTTGTTTACATGCTGGCTTCGGTGTTTATTAGTTCTACTATCACTATTCCACTGACGTGGGCACAGGCTAGAGCGTCAACTGAAACTATCGCTCAGGCTAACAATACAGATAACATATTTTACAGGATACGACGATTTATCTTCCCACAAACATCTCGCGCCCGAGGAGCGCCCACAGGACGGCGTAAAGGAGCAGCATCCCGTAAGGGCTGCCCAGAAGCCGCATTGGATCTTACGGCTTTAGTACCTGAGAAAAGTTGGGGGCCAACGTTTGCCGAACGACCTACCTTCTGGTTTCATGTTCCGGCGCTATCTGAAGAAACTCGCTACGGCGAGTTTGTCTTACAAGACGAGCAAAATGATCGTCAGCTCTACCGAACTCGTTTAACCCTACCTGCCACCTCCGGTATCATTAGTGTCAATCTTCCATCAAATCAGCAATACAATCTAGAGATTGATAAGAGGTATCGTTGGTACTTCCGCATTTATTGCGATCCAAAAAACCCATCCACGTATGTTTTTGTGGATGGAACGATTGATAGGGTTGCACAAAATGTTTCTGATGCCAACACAATTTGGTACGACATTTTAACCAATTTGGCTAACCGTCTTCGCGATCGCCCCCAGGATACCCAGCTTAGGGAAGACTGGGCCAAACTACTGGCAGATGTTGGTTTAGAAAGATTAGCGAAAGCACCTTTGTTACCTTGTTGTACTGCACAAAATTAA